A single region of the Thermodesulfatator indicus DSM 15286 genome encodes:
- a CDS encoding secondary thiamine-phosphate synthase enzyme YjbQ: MIKTITVKTNRQTELVDITDQVAPLVAGVESGICFLYCPHTTAGIIINEGADPAVADDVISVLNHFVPWKFSYKHLEGNSPAHVKAVLTGPGTFVFIENGKLKLGTWQRIFFAEYDGPRTRKIYVKVMADK, encoded by the coding sequence ATGATTAAAACCATCACGGTTAAAACCAATCGTCAGACAGAACTGGTTGATATCACTGATCAGGTGGCCCCTTTGGTGGCAGGGGTGGAAAGCGGCATTTGTTTTCTTTATTGTCCGCATACCACTGCTGGCATCATTATAAACGAAGGGGCTGATCCGGCGGTAGCTGACGATGTAATTTCAGTTTTAAACCACTTTGTGCCCTGGAAGTTTTCCTATAAACACCTGGAGGGCAACTCACCGGCTCACGTAAAGGCGGTTTTAACCGGCCCGGGCACCTTTGTTTTTATAGAAAACGGAAAACTTAAGCTTGGCACCTGGCAGCGTATATTTTTTGCCGAATACGACGGGCCGCGTACCCGCAAAATTTATGTTAAAGTTATGGCCGACAAATAA
- a CDS encoding MFS transporter: protein MDSPKSKFKTLEIFLLSLAHFVHDVYTAFLSPLLPLLMDKLSLSLTRGGSLAAVMQLPSLINPLLGLLADRVNLKYFVVFAPAFTAIFMSLIGLAPNYLILLFMLFMAGISVAVFHVPAPVLIARMAGSRKGLAMSFFMVGGELARTVGPIIAVTLVAMRGLDGFWPIMFAGIATSGILFWRLRNVDLSIHKSTKNLALSRTFINLKHIFLPLAGIIAARSFMHGVLTTFLPTYIKTQSGNLWLAGLALSVLEAAGVVGVLIAGPLSDFLGRQKTLAISLIGAPVFILLFLESSGIWQFLALIGCGATLLSTTPVMLALVQEHAKESPATANGIFMMLSFVFRSSIVIFIGFLADRLGLHTTYFISALVGMLGIPFLFFLPKKSN from the coding sequence ATGGATTCTCCAAAATCTAAATTTAAAACTCTGGAGATTTTTTTACTTTCTCTGGCCCATTTTGTCCACGATGTTTACACGGCTTTTTTATCACCACTTCTTCCTCTTTTAATGGATAAATTATCTCTTTCTTTGACACGAGGAGGTTCTCTGGCCGCAGTAATGCAACTTCCTTCGTTGATAAATCCTCTTTTAGGACTTTTAGCAGACAGAGTGAACCTTAAATATTTTGTAGTATTTGCCCCGGCCTTTACCGCTATATTCATGAGCCTTATAGGTCTTGCGCCAAATTATCTAATTTTGCTTTTTATGCTTTTTATGGCCGGTATAAGTGTAGCGGTGTTCCACGTACCTGCTCCAGTGCTTATTGCCAGGATGGCTGGCTCACGAAAAGGCCTGGCCATGAGCTTTTTTATGGTTGGGGGAGAGCTTGCTCGAACTGTAGGGCCAATTATAGCTGTAACTCTTGTGGCCATGAGAGGTCTGGACGGATTTTGGCCAATCATGTTTGCCGGTATTGCCACGTCTGGAATACTCTTTTGGCGTCTTAGAAATGTCGATCTCTCTATTCATAAGTCAACAAAGAATTTAGCCCTTTCTCGAACTTTTATAAACCTTAAGCATATATTCTTGCCGCTTGCTGGAATTATAGCTGCCAGAAGTTTTATGCACGGGGTTTTAACTACTTTTTTACCAACCTATATCAAGACCCAAAGCGGAAATTTATGGCTGGCCGGATTAGCCCTAAGTGTTCTTGAAGCTGCTGGTGTTGTTGGTGTGTTAATTGCCGGGCCGTTGAGTGATTTTCTAGGCCGCCAAAAGACACTGGCTATTTCTTTAATAGGTGCTCCAGTTTTTATTCTATTGTTTTTAGAAAGTAGCGGAATATGGCAGTTTCTGGCTTTGATTGGCTGTGGAGCTACTTTACTTTCTACTACACCGGTTATGCTAGCCCTAGTTCAAGAACATGCTAAAGAAAGTCCTGCTACAGCCAACGGCATTTTTATGATGTTATCATTTGTATTTAGGTCTTCTATAGTAATATTTATAGGGTTCCTTGCAGATAGATTAGGCCTCCATACTACTTATTTTATTAGTGCCTTGGTAGGAATGCTTGGTATCCCCTTTCTTTTCTTTTTGCCCAAAAAGTCAAATTAA
- a CDS encoding single-stranded DNA-binding protein: MSVNKVILIGRLGADPEIRYTADGQPVATFRLATSERWTDKNGQRQERTEWHRVVAFGKLAEICGEYLSKGRQVYIEGRLQTRSYEDRDGIKRYVTEIVAQNMQMLGRRDEVSAGPAPSAGTSDFVDEPPPDEDLPF, from the coding sequence ATGAGTGTGAATAAAGTTATTCTCATAGGGCGCCTTGGAGCCGACCCTGAAATTCGTTACACCGCTGATGGCCAGCCGGTGGCCACTTTTAGGCTGGCTACCTCTGAGCGATGGACGGACAAGAACGGCCAGCGCCAGGAAAGAACAGAGTGGCACCGTGTAGTGGCTTTTGGCAAATTAGCTGAAATTTGCGGGGAATATTTGTCTAAAGGCCGCCAGGTTTATATAGAAGGGCGCCTTCAGACCCGTTCTTACGAAGACCGCGACGGCATAAAACGTTACGTGACAGAAATCGTCGCTCAGAATATGCAAATGCTTGGCCGCCGTGACGAAGTCTCAGCTGGCCCAGCTCCCAGTGCTGGGACTAGCGATTTTGTTGATGAGCCACCCCCAGACGAAGACTTGCCTTTTTAG
- the hemB gene encoding porphobilinogen synthase: MFFPEYRPRRLRRNETLRSLVRETELSLNHLIYPLFVVEGHGIKEEVPSMPGVFRFSVDLLKEEIKEIIDLGLPAVILFGIPAQKDEIGSEAYAKKGVVQRAISAIKKIAPELLVITDVCLCEYTSHGHCGIIKGSEVDNDLTLEQLARVAVSHAKAGADMVAPSDMMDGRVARIREALDEAGFSHIPIMSYAVKYCSSFYGPFRDAAESAPQFGDRRSYQMDPANVREALREATLDVEEGADILMVKPAMPYLDVITRLREEFNHPIAAYQVSGEYAMIKAAGKLGWLDEERAMMESLISIRRAGADIILTYFAKEIAKKLAK; the protein is encoded by the coding sequence ATGTTCTTTCCTGAATACAGGCCCCGTCGTCTCCGCCGAAATGAGACCCTGCGATCCCTCGTACGTGAAACCGAACTTTCTTTAAATCATCTTATTTATCCTCTTTTTGTGGTTGAAGGGCACGGTATTAAAGAAGAAGTACCCTCTATGCCCGGAGTTTTTCGCTTTTCAGTAGATCTTTTGAAAGAAGAAATCAAAGAAATTATAGACCTTGGCCTACCAGCTGTTATTCTCTTCGGTATCCCGGCCCAAAAAGACGAAATCGGCTCAGAGGCCTACGCCAAAAAAGGAGTTGTTCAGCGGGCGATTTCGGCCATAAAGAAAATAGCGCCAGAACTTCTAGTAATCACAGATGTCTGCCTTTGTGAGTATACCAGCCACGGTCACTGTGGAATTATTAAAGGCAGCGAGGTGGATAATGACCTTACGCTTGAACAGCTTGCCAGAGTAGCCGTCTCTCACGCCAAAGCTGGAGCCGACATGGTAGCCCCTTCAGACATGATGGACGGCCGAGTGGCCAGAATTCGTGAAGCCCTTGATGAGGCAGGCTTTTCACATATTCCCATCATGAGTTACGCAGTAAAATATTGCTCAAGCTTTTACGGCCCTTTTAGAGACGCGGCTGAATCAGCCCCTCAATTTGGGGACAGGCGAAGCTACCAGATGGACCCAGCTAACGTCAGAGAAGCCCTGCGCGAAGCCACCCTAGACGTAGAAGAGGGTGCTGATATCTTGATGGTAAAGCCTGCCATGCCCTATCTTGACGTGATTACGCGACTACGCGAAGAGTTCAACCATCCAATTGCTGCTTATCAGGTAAGCGGGGAATACGCTATGATTAAAGCTGCTGGAAAGCTTGGTTGGCTTGACGAAGAACGTGCTATGATGGAAAGCCTTATCTCTATTCGTCGTGCAGGCGCCGACATAATACTTACTTATTTTGCAAAAGAAATAGCTAAAAAACTGGCAAAGTGA
- a CDS encoding AAA family ATPase, which translates to MRIKRLEIFGFKSFPKKVNIVFPSGISAIVGPNGCGKSNLVDALRWILGEQNPRFLRVREMTDLIYAGENGHRPDFAEVKLILDNDKKEGPKDLAQLNEISVARRLYRDGESEFYLNNRPCRLKDIVYLFLDTGVHARGYGIIDQGRVSQFLELSPKERRRFLEELAGIARFKVKKEETERQLSRTKENLNRIKDILTEVESRLTELKEQAKKAEEYLKLQEEIRDLSLKKFDYLFRQARDKQQEVSEKIASLKEEVKNISLQINQLEPQKDEKEALILLLKQEIEKIKADFNEVDKKLKNKEKVFHELLKEESNIGQKTVRIKEKIAGKKERIEAIKKRILEIKSEKELVNEKIVNSQDELKNLHRDRQELFKEKDALEKNIKNIKESLFKIKYEIDEKRKLKQKNNQILETKLKELQKIDQEIKTLEKRYKKSLEKQKELEIKKENLDKRQKELSKKIENLELKIEEKKIILEREREKISDLRLKIKEVTSEIEWLKQIIKDRKSEAEKLLKNKGFDVLSVFETIELAPEEEKIAELAFPELLEAIYFKDKETCQKAINVLKKEKIQALIVYNKNPSLLIKAKIKNISLKDEIDLTEKQAVVTLQGELWDPDGIFRLKGKVSSLLTHKKMLDEKIKFLPKTKEELLEKEKNFKEINKILENLKREYTENIKFKKQLNNELQSIESSLKKIALDTEKAIQRKELLEKQKQQINKEIVSLKEVISQIELDNLLKEKDNLQSELHKLEEQFKLKNKQLKAVLAKIRAIELEITANKEKFNQLIKEEKRILQEETSLARDIEKLHEEKFIYEEKLNDLKKEIANIKKDIDSLLEKREQLQNEINAKQKDYQQIDEFLKELTKSLEVLKNEKQQKEKKLHRLEIDLAEIELTLSHLREQAKEQFNIDLPLEQNTSDLSLAQIEKILKEKKEEFNSFGPVNLQAIEELQKTEERRAFLLEQKADLEKAIDDLISAVKQIDRTCREKLKEALKAANLKLAEIFPLLFEGGQAELQFTENDDPLEAGLDLVIKLPGKPIRHLSMLSGGEKALTALAVLCAFYLVKPGPFCILDEVDAPLDEANTEKFIRLLQELSKYSQIILVTHNKRVMEHADLLIGVTMEEKGISKIVSVSLS; encoded by the coding sequence ATGAGAATCAAGCGTCTAGAAATTTTTGGTTTCAAATCCTTCCCTAAAAAGGTAAACATAGTTTTCCCTTCAGGGATTTCAGCCATAGTAGGGCCTAACGGTTGTGGCAAAAGTAACCTGGTAGATGCCCTTCGCTGGATCCTGGGGGAGCAAAACCCGCGTTTTTTACGCGTAAGAGAAATGACTGACCTCATTTATGCCGGCGAAAATGGCCATCGTCCGGATTTTGCTGAGGTGAAGCTAATTTTAGATAACGATAAAAAAGAAGGCCCTAAAGACCTGGCGCAACTTAATGAAATCTCTGTGGCCAGACGCCTTTATCGCGACGGCGAAAGCGAGTTTTATCTCAATAATCGTCCCTGCCGTTTAAAAGATATTGTTTATCTCTTTCTTGATACAGGGGTCCATGCCAGGGGCTACGGCATTATTGATCAGGGAAGGGTTTCTCAATTTTTAGAGTTAAGCCCTAAGGAAAGACGTCGCTTTTTGGAAGAGCTGGCCGGCATTGCCCGCTTTAAAGTAAAAAAAGAAGAAACCGAAAGGCAGCTTTCCAGGACAAAAGAAAATTTAAACCGTATAAAAGATATCTTAACTGAAGTAGAATCTCGCTTAACAGAACTAAAAGAACAGGCCAAAAAAGCAGAGGAATATCTTAAACTTCAAGAAGAAATAAGAGATTTAAGTCTTAAAAAGTTTGATTATCTATTTAGGCAAGCTAGAGATAAACAGCAAGAAGTTTCTGAAAAAATAGCTTCTTTAAAAGAAGAAGTAAAAAATATTTCATTACAAATAAATCAACTTGAGCCCCAAAAAGACGAAAAAGAAGCTCTTATTTTACTTTTAAAACAGGAAATTGAAAAAATAAAAGCTGATTTTAATGAAGTAGATAAAAAGTTAAAAAATAAAGAAAAAGTCTTCCATGAATTACTTAAAGAAGAGAGTAATATTGGTCAAAAAACCGTTAGAATAAAAGAAAAAATTGCCGGAAAAAAAGAAAGAATAGAAGCTATTAAAAAGAGAATTTTAGAAATAAAAAGCGAAAAAGAATTAGTTAATGAAAAAATTGTTAATAGCCAGGATGAGCTTAAAAATTTGCACAGAGATAGACAAGAACTTTTTAAAGAAAAAGACGCTTTGGAAAAGAATATCAAAAATATAAAAGAAAGTCTTTTTAAAATAAAATACGAGATAGACGAAAAAAGGAAGTTAAAACAAAAAAATAATCAAATTCTTGAAACTAAATTAAAAGAATTACAAAAAATTGATCAAGAAATCAAAACTCTTGAGAAGAGATATAAAAAAAGTTTAGAGAAACAGAAAGAGCTTGAAATTAAAAAAGAAAATTTAGATAAAAGACAAAAAGAACTCTCAAAAAAAATAGAAAATCTTGAATTAAAAATTGAAGAGAAAAAAATAATTCTTGAACGAGAAAGAGAAAAAATATCTGATCTACGTTTAAAAATAAAAGAAGTAACTTCAGAAATAGAATGGTTAAAGCAAATAATAAAAGACAGAAAATCAGAGGCTGAAAAACTCTTAAAAAATAAAGGTTTTGACGTTCTTAGTGTTTTTGAAACTATAGAATTAGCACCTGAAGAAGAAAAAATAGCTGAACTGGCCTTCCCAGAACTCTTAGAGGCTATTTATTTTAAAGATAAAGAGACCTGCCAAAAAGCTATCAATGTCCTTAAAAAAGAAAAAATTCAGGCTTTAATTGTCTATAATAAAAATCCAAGCCTTTTAATAAAGGCAAAAATAAAAAACATATCATTAAAAGACGAGATTGACTTAACTGAAAAACAGGCTGTTGTTACTCTTCAAGGGGAATTATGGGATCCAGATGGCATATTTCGTTTAAAGGGTAAAGTCTCTTCATTATTGACTCATAAAAAAATGCTTGATGAAAAAATCAAATTTCTTCCCAAAACAAAAGAAGAACTACTTGAAAAAGAAAAAAATTTTAAAGAAATAAATAAAATTTTAGAAAATCTAAAAAGAGAATATACTGAAAATATAAAATTTAAAAAGCAGCTGAATAACGAACTACAAAGTATAGAATCTAGTCTTAAAAAGATTGCTCTTGATACTGAAAAAGCAATTCAAAGAAAAGAATTATTAGAAAAGCAAAAGCAACAAATTAATAAAGAAATAGTAAGCTTGAAAGAGGTTATTAGTCAAATAGAATTAGATAATTTACTAAAGGAAAAAGATAATTTACAGTCAGAACTGCATAAGCTTGAAGAACAATTTAAACTGAAAAATAAACAGCTCAAAGCTGTTTTGGCCAAAATAAGAGCAATAGAATTAGAAATTACAGCTAACAAGGAAAAATTTAATCAACTTATAAAAGAAGAAAAAAGAATACTTCAAGAGGAAACTAGCTTAGCTAGAGACATTGAAAAGCTCCATGAAGAAAAATTTATCTATGAAGAGAAGTTAAATGATCTAAAAAAAGAAATTGCTAATATTAAAAAAGACATAGATTCCCTTTTAGAAAAAAGAGAACAATTACAAAATGAAATAAATGCTAAGCAAAAGGATTATCAACAAATTGATGAGTTTTTAAAAGAACTAACAAAATCTTTAGAAGTCTTGAAAAATGAGAAACAGCAAAAAGAAAAGAAACTCCATCGTCTGGAAATAGATCTAGCGGAAATAGAGCTTACTTTAAGCCATTTAAGAGAGCAGGCAAAAGAACAATTTAATATCGACCTCCCCTTAGAACAAAATACTTCAGATCTTTCTTTAGCTCAGATAGAAAAAATCTTAAAGGAGAAAAAAGAAGAGTTTAATTCTTTTGGTCCTGTCAATCTGCAAGCTATTGAAGAACTTCAAAAGACAGAAGAAAGAAGGGCTTTTCTTTTGGAACAAAAGGCAGACCTTGAGAAGGCAATTGACGATTTAATTTCTGCGGTTAAGCAGATTGATCGCACCTGTCGTGAAAAGTTAAAAGAGGCCCTTAAGGCGGCTAATTTAAAACTTGCCGAAATTTTTCCGTTGCTTTTTGAGGGAGGCCAAGCCGAGCTTCAGTTTACCGAAAACGATGATCCTCTTGAGGCCGGGCTTGATTTGGTTATCAAGTTGCCTGGTAAACCCATAAGGCATCTTTCCATGCTTTCGGGAGGAGAAAAGGCCCTTACGGCTCTGGCGGTGCTCTGTGCCTTTTACCTGGTCAAACCCGGGCCATTCTGTATCCTTGACGAAGTTGACGCTCCACTTGACGAAGCCAATACCGAAAAATTCATTCGTTTGTTACAGGAGCTTTCCAAATATTCACAGATAATTCTGGTAACACACAATAAACGGGTTATGGAACACGCCGATCTCCTGATTGGTGTAACCATGGAGGAAAAAGGTATTTCTAAGATAGTCAGCGTTTCTCTTTCCTAG